From Aspergillus luchuensis IFO 4308 DNA, chromosome 2, nearly complete sequence:
TGCGAGCTTCTTGCTGGATTGCATCTGCAATCCGAATGTATTCTGCTTCCATCTGTTCATGTATCAGCCAGCTCGATGGTGAAGCGAACGGTAACGGCAACTAACCTTAAACCGCCCTCGTGCACCCAGTTGTAAATAGAAGTCAAACAAAAGTTCAGACTGCTCTTGTAGAGACTACATCTCTAAATATGTACCACGGTACCTTGTGGCGGGGGAATCGGCTGACAGTGCTCCGACGACTGCTAGCGATGGCGCATGTTGAAATCAAGTATCCGAGGTAAGTCAAATCAGTTGTTGCGGGGAGTTACTAGTTTCAAATTCGATTAGTACAATCATACACTTGCAAATTTCTTTTGTTTGATGTGGAGGCAGTGTTTTGGTCCGCGTTGGATATCCGCCGTGAAGGAACAGTGGCAAATCGTGCATGCCCTGAATATACTACTCTCCGTCCGAATCCCGCATACGGAAATGTACGGTTTGTGATCAGTCATCTGGAGTCCAAGTGTCACTCCCTTGAGCAACCTTCTGCTAGTCTTCCCCCGCATGTGGGGTGACTGGACGATAGAGCTATCTAAGACACGTGCCTATCTTATCGGCCGGACATAATCTATCGTGACGATAAGAGAAGAGCTGTGTAGAAAGACCAAAGTAACTTCATTCACTCGTGATTCATTAAAAAGTCAACTCGCCAACAGCCGGGGCGAGGAATTTACGATCTCAACGTGGCGGGAACGCGACTTGGTTGACCGCTTCGGTGGTTTTGGCAAAGGTGCCACATAGAAGCACAGTATCTGCTGATCCAAGCAATGCGAGCAGCGCGGTCTCTGCTGATCGCAAACAACACCCCATGTCTGGCATGCCTTGCAAGGATAACTATGCTCGTTTCCAGAGGACTGTTCCCGCAGTCCTGTGTCGCATTCTCCAGTGGTAGACAAACCACCTCTCGCTGTGCCAGCACATCCGTTCGTCTTTGTGGAGGCACCGTTTGTCGCTTTGGGGTGATTCGCGGGATCCGCAAGGGCATCGTGGGTCCCAGACCCGGCGATCATCCACACCGACCAGAACCATTGCGCAAAGCGCTTCAGAATGCAGTCTCCCCCCATGTGGCTTTTCCTGGTGAGATCGTAGTTCACCGAACTTTCAGCCGGCTGTGCCATTGTGTTCGACATCGTGTCTAGTTGTGTAGTATCTTCGTACCGCTAATCGACTGGCGAGTGGTCGGGCGGGGTGCTGGTCAGATCTTAAATCATTAGCCTCCGCAACTTCATGACGATGCCAGTTGAAAGCGCATACCTGAGACTGCCCTTTCTGGCGCAGAGAAAATAGACGTTTATGGTCACTGTCGCTGTACTTGAACCATTCCTGTCGACTAACAGAGTTCTCTGCAAGCGGAGGGAGATCGCTCTGGTACTGCAAGAGAAGCGTACCCGCGCGACCTGCTAACGACGAAATCTTTCCATAGGTTGAAATGGTAGGGCAAGAAGAACGCGGAAGCGGGTTTCCAACTTCTGAAGAAGAATCCGCGTCtgaacaaaaaaagaaagacaataACACGAAGGGAGAAAGGATCCGAGCACCGTTATAAGAAAAACCCCGCGCCATCGGAATGCCAACACACGGTCCTCCAGGACACGGAGGCCCAGACTTGGAGTGACCCCTGTCACCGGGTCCTCATCACCCAAATTGTATGGATCGACATTACGTCACCTGAGTGGTGCCACGGTTCGTCGCTCTGATATGTGCAGTTCCCACTCAGCCGTGAAGACATCCTGGTCGTGGCGCCATAATAAGTCTCGGCTATAGGGGAAGAATCCTGGCATAGTGCTTGCTTGATAGATTAGTCTGCGCTCTATGGAAACACGATCGGAGTCCGAGCCAAGTTGATATTTAATGTCCACGTAAGTGCCGGAAGATAAGCAGAGAAACTCCTCGCGATTCGTCGCCTGACATGGTCGGTGATTAATTGAATTTTGTGTCATCCAGGTACCTCCTCCGAGCAAGCGACTGACCGTCTGACATCCGCAGGGACAGCTGGGCTGATCTACTTCCCTTGCAGCTGGCTAATCCGGTTTCAACCTAGTCTTCCGGCCCGAAAAGAATATTGAAGACGAggtaaaataagaaaagagagCCACATTATCAGCTATACACATCAGCCAACGACATATTCTAGCGACGTCCTCGGCCCCGATCTTTGCGGGAACGCGGTGAAGTGCTATGCTCGTCTGGGTTTGATCTCTGATCTTTAGATCCCCTGGTTCGTGAGTTTGAAGGTGTGACTCTACCCCCTCTGGTCCCTCTTTGCTCCCCACGCGCACGCCTAGATTGCCCGCTGATTGGCCTTCCCCTATGTTGCGACGACTCTCCTCTCCCAAGCGACATGTTCGATGTGGCGGTTGGTCGATTGTCCCCGGACCGAGTAGATTCAGCTCGTTGCAAAAATCTTGATTGTATCTCCTGGATAAACTGCCCAGGTAATGATTGCCACGTTGTTCTTGCGGTGATTTTTTTGGCCGTCGCAACATAACTGTGGGAGAATATCTGCCATAGATGTTCCATGTAGTCATCATTAGAGTATGGTCGTGGATAGTAAGGATCATTTTCCATGAATGCCTTGGCAGCTTGCTGAACACCCGCCGTGTTCATTGTGATTGAAGTGCAGGCATCGAAATCTAGAAGCCACAGGCTAACCATACGTTTCTTGAAATTGGGCGATGTGTTAGTGGTTTGTTCAAAGGTGCTAGTACCTGGACACAGGCGTTGAATATCTGGGAAATGCATCTCTCTCCGGACAGCGTTCTGATCGATTGGTGAACTTCCGAGGACAAACTCCACATCCATAGCATCAATTTTCGCATGCCAATGGAGGACTGCTAGAGCATCAGCCATACCCCTGGCGTACTCATCCGCATCAAGCTTGATATCTTGGATCTGGTCGACATGTAATTTGTAATTGCGCAGAGAAAAAAACATACTACCGCCTGGTCGTGAGGACCCGAACCGCTTCCGACCTAAAAGTAGACGGATAAGACAGTCCTTATTCAGGGGATCACTTTTCGCCACTTGGGCATTGTTCGGATTGCAGAAAATGTCGATGAGGGCATGCCTCACTGGCTGGGGCAGAGGCATGATTCGTTCCATACAGAGAATTTCCCGGGGTCGTCTTGTGAATGTGGGCTCATTCGGGAAGAGGTGTAGGTTTTCCGTCCAGAACTCTGAATCTTTGCTAGCAAACCATGATACTCGAGGTACTTCGACAGGCCCCGGTATATTTCCCAATCTATCAAAACTTTGCTGGACTTTGAGATGCATAGCATAGTTATTCCAGAGTTTATCCGTACGGTCGACAATGAGGACCTTGAACGCCCAAGGTGTTC
This genomic window contains:
- a CDS encoding uncharacterized protein (COG:K;~EggNog:ENOG410Q2Q5;~InterPro:IPR036864;~go_function: GO:0000981 - DNA-binding transcription factor activity, RNA polymerase II-specific [Evidence IEA];~go_function: GO:0008270 - zinc ion binding [Evidence IEA];~go_process: GO:0006355 - regulation of transcription, DNA-templated [Evidence IEA]), whose protein sequence is MAQPAESSVNYDLTRKSHMGGDCILKRFAQWFWSVWMIAGSGTHDALADPANHPKATNGASTKTNGCAGTARGGLSTTGECDTGLREQSSGNEHSYPCKACQTWGVVCDQQRPRCSHCLDQQILCFYVAPLPKPPKRSTKSRSRHVEIVNSSPRLLAS
- a CDS encoding uncharacterized protein (SECRETED:SignalP(1-27)), which codes for MARGFSYNGARILSPFVLLSFFFCSDADSSSEVGNPLPRSSCPTISTYGKISSLAGRAGTLLLQYQSDLPPLAENSVSRQEWFKYSDSDHKRLFSLRQKGQSQI
- a CDS encoding uncharacterized protein (COG:S;~EggNog:ENOG410PQFT) — translated: MSDRRELQGTDSSWTSSFADALQQNLQLEDKLLREENETPQEKLQRLLSTRSVISTSSSFAERQQAAVGLKSPFREIGTGSIGKIFEQPGTPWAFKVLIVDRTDKLWNNYAMHLKVQQSFDRLGNIPGPVEVPRVSWFASKDSEFWTENLHLFPNEPTFTRRPREILCMERIMPLPQPVRHALIDIFCNPNNAQVAKSDPLNKDCLIRLLLGRKRFGSSRPGGSMFFSLRNYKLHVDQIQDIKLDADEYARGMADALAVLHWHAKIDAMDVEFVLGSSPIDQNAVRREMHFPDIQRLCPETYG